In Cucurbita pepo subsp. pepo cultivar mu-cu-16 chromosome LG04, ASM280686v2, whole genome shotgun sequence, the following are encoded in one genomic region:
- the LOC111793788 gene encoding probable WRKY transcription factor 31 isoform X1, producing the protein MEAAAPSPPPPPPPTATLHFPVNLNSTLHEPPPSPPPSPPPSPPPPPPFFHSHRALFDEMNFFAADDKSRVLISAADSKLRASDNLSPTKLEFQVNVGHPLNFLTGLNLLTTNYSSDQSMVDDGISSNPQDTKTKNERAVLQAELERVNTENQRLKDTLNQVTSNYQSLQMQFTTLIQTQKAADAGDSTDEKAGDQETIRHGGGGANNGNKLVPRQFMDLGLATNADIDEPSMSSSEGRSDRSPGTTGEVASSKRHSPDQGSNLGSNKASKFISSSSGKDVDQTEATMRKARVSVRARSEAPMITDGCQWRKYGQKMAKGNPCPRAYYRCTMAAGCPVRKQVQRCAEDKTILITTYEGNHNHPLPPAAMAMASTTSSAARMLLSGSMSSADGLMNPNFLARTLLPCSSSMATISASAPFPTVTLDLTQTPNPLFQRPAPGHFPIPFAAGPTQSFPQIFGHALYNQSKFSGLQMSKEIEAATPPPSQNPLADTLSAASAAIASDPNFIAALASAMTSLIGGSHHQKENGNGNGNNNVDNNTTSNSQQ; encoded by the exons ATGGAAGCCGCCGccccttctcctcctcctcctcctccccccACCGCTACCCTCCACTTTCCGGTCAACCTCAACTCCACCCTCCACGAACCTCCTCCCTCTCCTCCCCCCTCTCCTCCTCCCTCTCCTCCTCCCCCACCGCCCTTCTTCCACTCCCACCGCGCCCTCTTCGACGAAATGAACTTCTTCGCCGCCGATGATAAATCCCGCGTTCTTATCTCCGCCGCTGACTCCAAGCTCCGTGCCTCCGACAACCTCAGTCCCACCAAGCTCGAATTTCAAGTAAATGTAGGTCACCCACTGAATTTTCTG ACAGGGTTGAATCTGTTGACCACCAATTACAGCAGCGATCAATCCATGGTGGACGATGGAATTTCATCGAACCCACAagacacaaaaacaaaaaacgag AGAGCAGTTCTTCAAGCTGAATTGGAGAGAGTGAACACAGAGAATCAACGGTTAAAAGACACGTTAAATCAAGTCACCAGCAATTACCAATCGCTGCAGATGCAGTTCACAACGCTAATTCAAACCCAGAAGGCAGCCGACGCCGGCGATTCAACTGACGAGAAGGCCGGCGACCAAGAAACGATCCGACACGGCGGTGGCGGAGCGAATAATGGTAATAAGCTGGTGCCGAGGCAGTTTATGGATCTTGGATTGGCTACGAATGCGGACATTGATGAGCCATCGATGTCATCATCGGAAGGGAGGAGTGATCGGTCCCCGGGTACTACCGGAGAAGTGGCGTCGTCAAAACGACATAGCCCGGATCAAGGTTCGAATTTGGGTTCAAACAAGGCTTCTAAATTCATTTCTTCGTCCTCGGGTAAAGACGTGGATCAAACTGAAGCTACTATGAGAAAAGCTCGAGTCTCCGTTCGAGCTAGATCGGAAGCTCCCATG ATCACGGACGGATGTCAATGGCGAAAATACGGACAAAAAATGGCTAAGGGAAACCCTTGTCCTCGAGCTTACTATCGATGCACCATGGCCGCTGGTTGCCCTGTTCGAAAACAA gTACAAAGATGTGCTGAAGACAAGACAATTTTGATAACAACGTACGAAGGCAACCACAACCATCCATTGCCGCCGGCCGCCATGGCAATGGCATCAACAACATCATCAGCGGCCAGAATGCTTCTATCAGGCTCCATGTCAAGTGCCGACGGTTTAATGAACCCAAATTTTCTAGCAAGAACCCTATTGCCATGTTCTTCAAGCATGGCTACAATCTCGGCCTCGGCCCCATTTCCGACGGTGACATTAGACCTAACACAAACCCCGAACCCTTTATTCCAACGACCCGCACCGGGTCACTTCCCGATCCCGTTCGCAGCCGGTCCGACTCAAAGCTTCCCACAAATTTTTGGACATGCCCTATACAATCAATCAAAATTCTCCGGCCTCCAAATGTCGAAGGAGATAGAAGCGGCTACTCCTCCTCCGTCGCAAAATCCATTGGCCGACACGTTGAGCGCGGCGAGTGCGGCGATCGCTTCCGACCCGAATTTCATTGCAGCGTTGGCTTCGGCGATGACGTCGTTGATCGGCGGATCGCATCATCAAAAGGAGAATGGGAATGGGAATGGGAATAATAATGTTGATAATAACACAACAAGCAACTCCCAACAGTAA
- the LOC111793788 gene encoding probable WRKY transcription factor 31 isoform X2, whose amino-acid sequence MEAAAPSPPPPPPPTATLHFPVNLNSTLHEPPPSPPPSPPPSPPPPPPFFHSHRALFDEMNFFAADDKSRVLISAADSKLRASDNLSPTKLEFQVNTGLNLLTTNYSSDQSMVDDGISSNPQDTKTKNERAVLQAELERVNTENQRLKDTLNQVTSNYQSLQMQFTTLIQTQKAADAGDSTDEKAGDQETIRHGGGGANNGNKLVPRQFMDLGLATNADIDEPSMSSSEGRSDRSPGTTGEVASSKRHSPDQGSNLGSNKASKFISSSSGKDVDQTEATMRKARVSVRARSEAPMITDGCQWRKYGQKMAKGNPCPRAYYRCTMAAGCPVRKQVQRCAEDKTILITTYEGNHNHPLPPAAMAMASTTSSAARMLLSGSMSSADGLMNPNFLARTLLPCSSSMATISASAPFPTVTLDLTQTPNPLFQRPAPGHFPIPFAAGPTQSFPQIFGHALYNQSKFSGLQMSKEIEAATPPPSQNPLADTLSAASAAIASDPNFIAALASAMTSLIGGSHHQKENGNGNGNNNVDNNTTSNSQQ is encoded by the exons ATGGAAGCCGCCGccccttctcctcctcctcctcctccccccACCGCTACCCTCCACTTTCCGGTCAACCTCAACTCCACCCTCCACGAACCTCCTCCCTCTCCTCCCCCCTCTCCTCCTCCCTCTCCTCCTCCCCCACCGCCCTTCTTCCACTCCCACCGCGCCCTCTTCGACGAAATGAACTTCTTCGCCGCCGATGATAAATCCCGCGTTCTTATCTCCGCCGCTGACTCCAAGCTCCGTGCCTCCGACAACCTCAGTCCCACCAAGCTCGAATTTCAAGTAAAT ACAGGGTTGAATCTGTTGACCACCAATTACAGCAGCGATCAATCCATGGTGGACGATGGAATTTCATCGAACCCACAagacacaaaaacaaaaaacgag AGAGCAGTTCTTCAAGCTGAATTGGAGAGAGTGAACACAGAGAATCAACGGTTAAAAGACACGTTAAATCAAGTCACCAGCAATTACCAATCGCTGCAGATGCAGTTCACAACGCTAATTCAAACCCAGAAGGCAGCCGACGCCGGCGATTCAACTGACGAGAAGGCCGGCGACCAAGAAACGATCCGACACGGCGGTGGCGGAGCGAATAATGGTAATAAGCTGGTGCCGAGGCAGTTTATGGATCTTGGATTGGCTACGAATGCGGACATTGATGAGCCATCGATGTCATCATCGGAAGGGAGGAGTGATCGGTCCCCGGGTACTACCGGAGAAGTGGCGTCGTCAAAACGACATAGCCCGGATCAAGGTTCGAATTTGGGTTCAAACAAGGCTTCTAAATTCATTTCTTCGTCCTCGGGTAAAGACGTGGATCAAACTGAAGCTACTATGAGAAAAGCTCGAGTCTCCGTTCGAGCTAGATCGGAAGCTCCCATG ATCACGGACGGATGTCAATGGCGAAAATACGGACAAAAAATGGCTAAGGGAAACCCTTGTCCTCGAGCTTACTATCGATGCACCATGGCCGCTGGTTGCCCTGTTCGAAAACAA gTACAAAGATGTGCTGAAGACAAGACAATTTTGATAACAACGTACGAAGGCAACCACAACCATCCATTGCCGCCGGCCGCCATGGCAATGGCATCAACAACATCATCAGCGGCCAGAATGCTTCTATCAGGCTCCATGTCAAGTGCCGACGGTTTAATGAACCCAAATTTTCTAGCAAGAACCCTATTGCCATGTTCTTCAAGCATGGCTACAATCTCGGCCTCGGCCCCATTTCCGACGGTGACATTAGACCTAACACAAACCCCGAACCCTTTATTCCAACGACCCGCACCGGGTCACTTCCCGATCCCGTTCGCAGCCGGTCCGACTCAAAGCTTCCCACAAATTTTTGGACATGCCCTATACAATCAATCAAAATTCTCCGGCCTCCAAATGTCGAAGGAGATAGAAGCGGCTACTCCTCCTCCGTCGCAAAATCCATTGGCCGACACGTTGAGCGCGGCGAGTGCGGCGATCGCTTCCGACCCGAATTTCATTGCAGCGTTGGCTTCGGCGATGACGTCGTTGATCGGCGGATCGCATCATCAAAAGGAGAATGGGAATGGGAATGGGAATAATAATGTTGATAATAACACAACAAGCAACTCCCAACAGTAA